One window of the Posidoniimonas polymericola genome contains the following:
- a CDS encoding nucleoside hydrolase-like domain-containing protein, whose product MNTLHRTLLLPTTILACLATFACAQQADAVSDKPRVIVTTDGEIDDECSMVRFLLYANEFDVEGIVTSSSQYHWQGHKWAGDEWIQPLLEAYEEVYPNLIQHDPDFPTPDYLRSITVLGNVKSEGDMDEETAGSQLIAKVLLDDSDNRPIWLQAWGGPNTIARALKTIEEKHPGKMAAVAKKIRFYFIWEQDDTYQKYIRQSWGKFNIPTIVSDQFIAFAYERQRKAVPQQVQRYFSAKWMNENALHSHGPLLEMYKAHDDGRFRSEGDSPAFLQVIPTGLRSDESPDWGGWGGRFTKVRENTWLDHVAEHGYEYPEGRWYGSSAWGRRRAKRETTNDPELTAYLKPQWRWIDAIQRDFAARADWCVKSYDEANHPPDIKLAHDADLQVSPGEAVSLSAAGTSDPDEDALTYRWWQYAEADSAESQVDINNAGQQETGFVVPSEPGKQVHIILEVTDNGSPPLVRYQRIVCSIE is encoded by the coding sequence TTGAACACCCTACATCGGACGCTCCTGCTCCCCACGACAATCCTCGCCTGCCTGGCCACCTTCGCGTGCGCGCAGCAGGCTGACGCGGTCTCCGACAAACCCCGGGTCATCGTCACGACCGACGGGGAGATCGACGACGAGTGCTCAATGGTGCGGTTCCTGTTGTACGCGAATGAATTCGACGTCGAGGGCATCGTGACATCGAGTTCACAGTATCACTGGCAGGGCCATAAGTGGGCGGGCGACGAATGGATTCAGCCGCTTCTGGAGGCTTATGAAGAAGTCTACCCCAACCTTATCCAGCACGACCCCGACTTTCCCACGCCGGACTATCTCAGATCCATCACAGTGCTCGGCAATGTCAAATCGGAGGGCGACATGGACGAAGAAACTGCGGGATCGCAGTTGATCGCCAAAGTTCTGCTCGACGACTCGGATAATCGACCGATCTGGTTGCAAGCGTGGGGCGGACCCAACACCATCGCACGTGCACTGAAGACGATCGAGGAGAAGCATCCGGGCAAGATGGCCGCGGTGGCAAAGAAGATCCGCTTCTATTTTATCTGGGAGCAGGATGACACCTACCAGAAATACATTCGGCAAAGCTGGGGCAAATTCAACATTCCGACGATCGTCTCTGATCAGTTCATCGCCTTCGCCTACGAACGGCAGCGGAAGGCCGTACCTCAGCAGGTGCAGCGCTATTTCTCCGCAAAGTGGATGAACGAGAACGCCTTACACAGTCATGGGCCGCTGCTAGAAATGTACAAAGCACACGACGATGGACGCTTCCGGTCCGAAGGAGACTCGCCGGCATTCCTGCAAGTTATTCCGACCGGTCTGCGCAGCGACGAATCACCAGACTGGGGCGGCTGGGGCGGTCGATTTACCAAAGTCCGCGAAAACACATGGCTCGATCATGTTGCGGAGCATGGCTACGAGTATCCCGAGGGTCGTTGGTATGGCAGCTCGGCATGGGGTCGCAGACGTGCAAAACGCGAGACCACCAATGATCCGGAATTGACTGCCTACCTCAAACCTCAATGGCGCTGGATCGATGCGATTCAGCGAGATTTCGCGGCGCGAGCCGACTGGTGCGTGAAGTCTTATGACGAGGCCAACCATCCGCCAGATATCAAACTGGCTCACGACGCCGACTTACAGGTCAGTCCGGGCGAGGCCGTTTCGCTAAGCGCTGCTGGAACCAGCGACCCGGACGAAGACGCATTGACGTATCGCTGGTGGCAATATGCAGAAGCCGACTCGGCGGAATCCCAGGTGGACATCAACAATGCGGGGCAGCAAGAGACCGGCTTCGTCGTCCCTAGCGAGCCCGGCAAACAGGTTCACATCATTCTCGAAGTTACTGACAATGGCTCACCGCCGCTCGTTCGCTACCAGCGGATTGTGTGCAGCATTGAATGA
- the ribD gene encoding bifunctional diaminohydroxyphosphoribosylaminopyrimidine deaminase/5-amino-6-(5-phosphoribosylamino)uracil reductase RibD — MPTQTDAAMMALAVRLAARGEGAVEPNPMVGCVLAHGDQVVGKGWHQQFGGPHAEVNALAAAGERAAGATAYVTLEPCCHTGKTPPCTGALIAAGVARVVFAVRDPFPQVNGGGLQQLTEAGIECHTGVGEEDARRLLAPYLKLTQAGRPWVIAKWAMTLDGKLATSTGSSQWISSPESREIVHQLRGRVDAIIVGAGTARDDDPLLTARPAGPRTAARVVLGEVAPGSQLARTIDQAPVISVVPSQVARHRAADGVEVLALGGRNHTERLASLLDELGARRMTNVLIEGGARGLGAAFDGGLIDEVHAFVAPKLCGGADAPSPIGGHGLADMTKALALSDVAFDTPGGDVYVRGRVARA; from the coding sequence ATGCCTACACAGACCGACGCCGCGATGATGGCCCTGGCCGTCCGACTCGCCGCCCGCGGCGAGGGAGCGGTGGAGCCCAATCCGATGGTCGGGTGCGTTCTTGCCCACGGCGACCAGGTGGTCGGCAAGGGGTGGCACCAGCAGTTCGGCGGACCCCACGCCGAGGTCAATGCGTTGGCCGCCGCCGGCGAGCGCGCCGCCGGGGCCACCGCCTACGTCACGCTCGAGCCGTGCTGCCACACCGGCAAGACGCCCCCCTGCACCGGGGCGCTCATCGCCGCCGGGGTTGCGCGGGTGGTGTTCGCCGTTCGTGATCCCTTTCCCCAGGTCAACGGCGGCGGCCTGCAGCAACTTACCGAAGCCGGCATCGAGTGCCACACCGGCGTCGGCGAGGAGGACGCGCGGCGGCTGCTCGCGCCGTACCTTAAGCTCACTCAGGCGGGCCGCCCGTGGGTCATCGCCAAGTGGGCCATGACCCTCGACGGCAAGCTCGCCACGTCGACCGGCAGCAGCCAGTGGATCAGCTCGCCCGAGTCGCGCGAGATCGTCCACCAGCTCCGTGGCCGGGTCGACGCGATCATCGTGGGGGCCGGCACCGCCCGCGACGATGACCCGCTGCTGACCGCGCGGCCCGCCGGCCCGCGGACCGCCGCCCGGGTCGTGCTGGGCGAGGTGGCGCCCGGCAGTCAGCTCGCCAGGACCATCGACCAGGCCCCGGTGATCAGCGTGGTGCCGAGCCAGGTCGCGCGCCACCGGGCGGCCGACGGAGTCGAGGTCCTCGCGCTGGGTGGCCGCAACCACACCGAACGGCTGGCGTCGTTGCTCGACGAGCTGGGCGCGCGTCGGATGACCAATGTGCTGATCGAGGGTGGCGCCAGGGGCCTTGGCGCCGCGTTCGACGGCGGACTGATCGACGAGGTCCACGCGTTCGTCGCCCCCAAGCTGTGCGGAGGCGCCGACGCGCCGAGCCCGATCGGCGGCCACGGACTGGCCGACATGACCAAGGCCCTCGCGCTCAGCGATGTGGCGTTCGACACGCCGGGCGGCGATGTCTACGTCCGCGGGCGGGTGGCCCGAGCTTAG
- a CDS encoding pectate lyase family protein, translated as MPAICFSFFTVVLAIAATELAFCGELPAFPGAEGYGARTTGGRGGRVIAVTNLKESGPGSFRTAIEAEGPRIVVFRVAGTIDSEGKRFSIKNDNITIAGQTAPGDGICLKGDLALNANDVVIRYIRVRPDPVSREVDAIFSRYKENIILDHVSTSWSSDEVLSMYHNQHVTIQWCLISEACAKGNTGHRFGGIWGNNYGTYHHNLIAHNDSRNPRWASGCGYNDYRNNVIYNWGYESCYGGEARQRGDRRNPPIEHSTINMLANYYKPGPATRNDVKDQIAKPSSRGEGDSGSWHVAGNFFHGFPKVATDNWLGVKGDRFKRLAEPWDAMPIEQQSAEEAYEAVLTHAGCSFPNRDPIDARVVEEVRTGTAQCGANGIITTPKDVGGWPELKSAEPPADTDEDGMPDEWEKAHDLNPDDASDAARDRDDDGYSNIEEYVNGLVE; from the coding sequence GTGCCTGCGATCTGCTTCAGCTTCTTCACTGTTGTCCTCGCCATTGCGGCAACCGAATTGGCGTTTTGCGGAGAGCTCCCGGCCTTCCCCGGTGCGGAAGGGTATGGCGCTCGAACCACTGGCGGTCGCGGCGGACGGGTGATTGCGGTAACCAACTTAAAGGAGTCCGGTCCGGGGAGTTTCCGCACTGCGATCGAAGCCGAAGGGCCGCGGATCGTCGTGTTTCGGGTTGCCGGAACGATCGATAGCGAGGGCAAACGGTTCAGCATCAAGAACGACAACATCACGATCGCCGGCCAGACGGCTCCCGGTGACGGCATTTGCCTCAAAGGTGACCTTGCGCTCAACGCCAACGATGTCGTCATTCGTTACATCCGCGTGCGCCCCGACCCGGTTTCCCGCGAAGTCGACGCGATTTTCAGTCGTTACAAAGAGAACATCATCCTCGATCACGTCTCCACAAGCTGGAGCAGTGACGAAGTGTTGTCGATGTACCACAACCAACACGTCACGATCCAGTGGTGCTTGATTTCCGAAGCGTGTGCAAAAGGCAACACCGGACACCGGTTTGGCGGTATTTGGGGCAACAACTACGGCACGTACCACCACAACTTGATTGCCCACAACGACAGTCGCAATCCGCGTTGGGCGTCGGGCTGCGGCTACAACGACTACCGCAACAACGTGATCTACAACTGGGGCTACGAAAGCTGCTACGGCGGCGAGGCCCGTCAAAGAGGCGACCGGAGAAATCCACCCATCGAACACTCAACGATCAACATGCTAGCCAACTACTACAAGCCCGGCCCGGCCACGCGTAATGACGTGAAGGATCAAATCGCGAAGCCTTCGTCGAGGGGCGAGGGCGATTCAGGCAGTTGGCACGTGGCAGGCAACTTTTTCCACGGCTTTCCCAAGGTAGCCACGGACAACTGGCTGGGTGTGAAGGGCGATCGGTTTAAGAGACTGGCCGAGCCGTGGGACGCAATGCCGATCGAGCAGCAGTCAGCGGAGGAGGCTTACGAAGCCGTCCTCACCCACGCGGGTTGCTCGTTTCCCAATCGCGACCCGATTGACGCCCGCGTCGTCGAAGAAGTTCGCACCGGCACGGCCCAGTGTGGGGCTAACGGCATCATCACGACTCCAAAAGATGTCGGTGGTTGGCCGGAGCTGAAGTCAGCAGAGCCGCCGGCCGACACGGATGAAGACGGCATGCCGGACGAATGGGAGAAAGCACACGACCTGAACCCCGACGACGCTTCGGACGCAGCACGAGACCGCGACGATGACGGCTATTCCAACATCGAGGAGTACGTCAACGGATTAGTAGAATGA
- a CDS encoding tetratricopeptide repeat protein, translated as MPVDPYALCPCGSGKKLKFCCSDLVGEIEKIHRMVEGDQPRAALQHVEASLKKYPGRPSLLDLKAMLELTLHKLEDAEQTVALLLEKDPKNPAAHAQQAILRCAKGDGAAGVEPLQRALVLIEDSMPRRVLEAIGAVGHTLLMEGNVVAARAHLWLYQGVAGREDTRALELLTRLNQVAGLPLLLRDHLYMRMAPDGHPGENDHNYAQALAARGQWGPASVMFDKLCGEYPDQASFHYNRALVHGWLGEQDVFAKALRDFAERDVPLEDAVEAVAIAQLIDPEIKDAMLDVVRLAYPILDEEELLARLAKDPRVATIEQDLSSLAEEDSPPPRAAYYLLDRPLPESGADLKPEAAPRIVGTLLRFGRQTNRAERLELTLVRDDRFGETTAALGKIIDGVAGVAEEEVIDQVDAVQNALRWQWHFPRDTPPKLRRQMTEDESARVILEDWPKLASGALDGKTPEEAAADPGMQKQLAAAVLTFEQGAQALRNAEVFEQLREKLGLPDMGPINADEVDVDQLPLGRVPRLDLAKVDDDDLQKLYQRAVISNATPALGPLATEVVGRPSLEGRISFEEAYRRMVTLQTTAEESLKRLEQAKEWTRSRGESTARWELLELEMYIVEGESGRANATLARLRDEHMNEPGVAEHLYQLFYELGAIPPEGGAPMGGGPMPAEEAPPSGGIWTPDADQPAAGKQKLWTPS; from the coding sequence ATGCCGGTCGACCCCTACGCCCTGTGCCCCTGCGGCAGCGGTAAGAAGCTGAAATTCTGCTGCTCGGACCTGGTTGGCGAGATCGAGAAGATCCACCGGATGGTCGAGGGCGACCAGCCGCGGGCCGCGCTGCAGCACGTCGAAGCGTCGCTGAAGAAGTACCCGGGCCGGCCGTCCCTGCTGGACCTCAAGGCGATGCTCGAGCTGACGCTGCACAAGCTCGAGGACGCGGAGCAGACGGTCGCGCTGCTGCTCGAGAAGGACCCCAAGAACCCCGCGGCCCACGCCCAGCAGGCGATCCTCCGCTGCGCCAAGGGCGACGGCGCCGCCGGCGTCGAGCCGCTGCAGCGGGCGCTGGTGCTGATCGAGGACAGCATGCCGCGCCGCGTGCTCGAGGCGATCGGCGCGGTCGGTCACACGTTGCTGATGGAGGGCAACGTCGTGGCGGCCCGCGCGCACCTGTGGCTGTACCAGGGGGTCGCCGGCCGCGAGGACACGCGGGCGCTGGAGCTGCTGACTAGGCTCAACCAGGTGGCCGGCCTGCCGCTGCTGCTGCGCGACCACCTCTACATGCGGATGGCGCCCGACGGGCACCCCGGCGAGAACGACCACAACTACGCCCAGGCGCTTGCCGCCCGCGGTCAGTGGGGCCCGGCGTCGGTTATGTTCGACAAGCTGTGCGGCGAGTACCCCGACCAGGCGTCGTTCCACTACAACCGCGCGTTGGTGCACGGCTGGCTGGGCGAGCAGGACGTGTTCGCCAAGGCGCTGCGTGACTTCGCGGAGCGCGACGTGCCGCTGGAGGACGCGGTCGAGGCCGTGGCGATCGCCCAGCTCATCGACCCCGAGATCAAGGACGCCATGCTGGACGTGGTCCGGCTCGCGTACCCGATCCTCGACGAAGAAGAACTGCTGGCCCGGTTGGCCAAGGATCCGCGGGTCGCGACCATCGAACAGGACCTGAGCTCGCTCGCCGAGGAAGACTCCCCCCCACCCCGCGCCGCTTACTACCTGCTCGACCGCCCGCTCCCCGAGTCGGGCGCCGATCTCAAGCCCGAGGCCGCGCCGCGGATCGTCGGCACGCTGCTGCGGTTTGGCCGCCAGACAAATCGCGCTGAGCGGCTCGAGCTGACCCTGGTCCGCGACGACCGCTTCGGCGAGACCACCGCCGCGCTCGGCAAGATCATCGACGGCGTGGCCGGCGTGGCCGAGGAGGAGGTGATCGATCAGGTCGACGCGGTGCAGAACGCGCTGCGTTGGCAGTGGCACTTCCCCCGCGACACCCCGCCCAAGCTCCGCCGCCAGATGACCGAGGACGAGAGCGCCCGCGTGATCCTGGAAGACTGGCCCAAGCTCGCCAGCGGGGCCCTCGACGGCAAGACCCCCGAGGAGGCCGCCGCGGACCCCGGCATGCAGAAGCAGCTGGCGGCCGCCGTGCTGACCTTCGAGCAGGGCGCCCAGGCGCTCCGCAACGCAGAGGTGTTCGAGCAGCTGCGGGAGAAGCTCGGCCTGCCGGACATGGGGCCGATCAACGCGGACGAGGTCGACGTCGACCAGCTGCCGCTGGGGCGTGTGCCGCGGCTGGACCTCGCCAAGGTCGACGACGACGACCTCCAGAAGCTGTACCAGCGGGCCGTGATCTCCAACGCGACCCCGGCGCTCGGGCCGCTCGCGACCGAAGTCGTCGGCCGCCCCTCGTTGGAAGGGCGCATCAGTTTCGAGGAGGCCTACCGCCGGATGGTCACCCTGCAGACGACCGCCGAAGAATCGCTCAAACGCCTGGAGCAGGCCAAGGAGTGGACCCGCAGCAGGGGCGAGTCGACCGCGCGGTGGGAGCTGCTTGAACTCGAGATGTACATCGTCGAGGGCGAGTCGGGCCGGGCCAACGCGACCCTCGCCCGCCTCCGCGACGAGCACATGAACGAGCCGGGTGTCGCCGAGCACCTGTACCAGTTGTTCTACGAGCTGGGGGCGATCCCGCCCGAGGGCGGCGCGCCGATGGGTGGTGGGCCGATGCCCGCCGAGGAGGCCCCGCCGAGCGGCGGCATCTGGACGCCCGACGCCGACCAGCCAGCCGCCGGCAAGCAGAAGTTGTGGACTCCCTCGTAG